In Ctenopharyngodon idella isolate HZGC_01 chromosome 20, HZGC01, whole genome shotgun sequence, the following proteins share a genomic window:
- the angptl1a gene encoding angiopoietin-related protein 1a, whose amino-acid sequence MRCVTWCMGIMLCLSICLLSKCHSGNELMQSRKRRAPADDSKKCSYTFLVPQQKITGPICASATGPEPDKDRVTRMDIADVREVLSKQRREIEMLQLVADVDGNLVNEMKLLRKESRNMNSRVTQLYMQLLHEIIRKRDNSLELAQLENRILNVTTEMLRLASRYKELELRFAGLAATVNNQSVLIAALEDRCLRGYGRQDLPAVPPLVQVVPESIPANNNRFTNEIQRDNNNRAYPRGSRMDAPTPDPLGIPPPPQGTLTSDGPFRDCFQVRQAGHSTSGMYLLKAEGSDRLIQAWCEHKLDNGGWTVFQRRKDGSVNFFRNWENYKKGFGNIDGEHWLGLENIYNLAKQGDYKLLVELEDWVGKKVYAEYSSFHLEPESEAFRLRLGTYQGNAGDSLTSHNGKPFTTLDRDKDAFTGNCAHFHKGGWWYNACGQTNLNGVWYSGGVYRSKFQDGIFWAEYGGGFYSLKSVRMMIRPID is encoded by the exons ATGAGATGCGTAACATGGTGCATGGGCATCATGCTCTGTCTCTCCATCTGCTTGCTCAGCAAGTGCCACTCAGGAAATGAACTCATGCAATCTCGAAAACGGCGAGCACCTGCCGATGACTCCAAGAAATGCTCCTACACTTTCCTGGTGCCCCAGCAGAAAATCACAGGCCCGATCTGTGCCTCTGCCACCGGACCTGAGCCAGACAAAGACCGGGTGACACGTATGGACATTGCTGATGTGCGGGAGGTCCTTTCCAAGCAGCGACGAGAGATTGAAATGCTGCAACTAGTGGCTGATGTGGATGGGAACTTGGTAAATGAGATGAAGCTTCTACGCAAAGAGTCTCGTAACATGAATTCCAGAGTGACGCAGCTTTACATGCAGCTGCTTCATGAAATCATCCGCAAGAGGGACAACTCCCTGGAACTGGCGCAGCTGGAGAACCGCATATTGAACGTCACCACGGAGATGCTCCGACTGGCCTCCCGTTACAAAGAGCTGGAGCTGCGTTTCGCAGGCCTTGCTGCCACAGTCAACAACCAATCTGTGCTCATCGCCGCCCTAGAGGACCGCTGTCTCCGTGGATATGGACGTCAAGATCTGCCAGCAGTGCCGCCGCTGGTGCAGGTGGTACCGGAGAGCATTCCGGCCAACAACAACCGCTTCACCAATGAGATTCAGAGAGACAACAACAATCGAGCATATCCTAGAGGATCACGAATGGACGCCCCAACACCCGACCCACTGGGAATCCCACCACCCCCACAGGGCACCCTCACCTCAGATG GCCCGTTCAGAGACTGTTTCCAGGTGCGGCAGGCGGGGCACAGCACCAGTGGGATGTATCTGTTGAAGGCAGAGGGTAGTGATAGACTGATTCAGGCCTGGTGTGAACATAAATTAGACAATGGAGGCTGGACCGTTTTTCAGCGAAGGAAAGATGGCTCAGTCAACTTCTTCAGAAACTGGGAGAACTACAAG AAAGGCTTTGGGAACATAGATGGAGAACACTGGCTGGGCTTGGAGAACATCTATAACCTAGCCAAGCAGGGGGACTACAAATTGCTGGTGGAGCTGGAGGACTGGGTTGGGAAGAAGGTCTATGCAGAGTACAGCAGTTTCCATCTGGAGCCTGAAAGTGAGGCCTTCAGGTTGAGACTGGGCACCTACCAGGGCAATGCCGGAGACTCCCTCACAAGCCACAATGGAAAACCCTTCACAACGCTTGACCGGGATAAAGACGCCTTTACAG GCAACTGCGCTCATTTCCACAAAGGTGGCTGGTGGTACAACGCGTGTGGTCAAACCAATCTGAACGGCGTGTGGTACTCCGGTGGTGTGTATCGCAGCAAGTTCCAAGATGGGATCTTCTGGGCGGAGTATGGAGGCGGGTTCTACTCTCTCAAATCAGTCCGAATGATGATCCGGCCAATAGACTGA